The genomic stretch GCCCCGGGCGCCCCGTGAACGGCGGCCGGGTCCCGCTGCGGCACAGCCTGGTCACCCGGCTGCTGGCCACGTCGGTGCTGATCGCGATCGCGGGCATCGCGTCGACCGCGTGGCTGGCCGTCCGCACCGCCACCCGGGCGATCAGCCAGGAACAGGGCCGCGCGCTCGCCGACGACAAGGGCGTGTACGACATGCTCGTCGCGTACGCGGCCACCCACGCCGACTGGACGGGCGCGCCGGCCCTGATCCAGGAACGGGCGCAGAAACTGGGCCGGCGGATCACGCTGATGACCGAGGACCGCGCCGTGATCGTCGACTCGGTCCCCGGTCCGTCACTGCAGACGGCTCGCCCCTCGGCCGTGGTCGACCCGCTCAACCTGGACCTGAGCCTGACCGGGGGCAGCAGCCGCATCGACCGGCGGGTGGTCGGGCCGTTCCGGGTGGCGACGGCCCGGGAACGGCAGGCGCTGCGCAAAGCGGCCGAGGACGACCTCACCTGCTGGCGGCGGCGCGGGACGGACGGCACGATCAGCCAGGCCCCGAACGGGCGGCCGGTGCTCACCCTGCGTACGCCCGAGGTGCTCGACTCGGGGTGCTCGTCGCTGGACTCGGTCATCACCCCGAGCGAGGACAAGGCATTGCGTTCCCTGGGCCAGGCGATTTCCCGCTGCGTCAGGCTCGACGAACGCCTCTACCAGCTGCTCGTGCGGCCGGACTTCACCACGTACGTCATGAAGGCCCAGCTGCCGAGGCCGGTCGAACCGACCGCAGGGCTGCTGGCGCCGGCCAAAGGGTTCCTGCCGGAGAAGCAGGCGGCCCGCGTCGACGGATGTGTCGAGAAGTCACGGCGGGCCGTTCTGCAACCGTACGTGGCCCCACCCGCGCTGCTGTTCGTGACCGACCCGCGTTCCGACCCCGACCCGTTCACGCTCTCGACCGCCAATTCCGTACGGATCGTGGCCGTGACCGGCGCCGTCCTGCTGGCCACGATCTTCGTCACCGTGCTCGTCGGGCGGCGCCTGGTCCGGCCGTTGCGGGCGCTCACCGACTCGGCCGACCGCCACGTGCCGGCCACCGTGTCCACGAAGGACGAGATCGGCCGTCTGGCCCGCGCCCTCAACGAAAGCACCGAACGCCGGGACCGCGCCGAAGCTCAACGCCGCGCGATGGTCAGCGACGTCGCGCACGAGCTGCGCACCCCGCTCACCAACATCCGCAGCTGGCTGGAGGCCGCACAGGACGACCTGGCCCCCACCGACGCGCAGCTGCTCACGCTGCTGCACGAGGAGGCGGTGCTGCTGCAGCACATCATCGACGACCTGAGCGACCTGTCCGCCGCCGACGCGGGCACGCTGCGCATCCACCCCGAGCCCATCTATCTGCGCGACGTCCTGACCCAGGTCGTCGACAGCCACCGCGGGGCGGCCAACGGCGTGCACCTCACGATCGAGGCCGACGGCGATCCGGTGGTGACAGCCGACCCCGTACGCCTGCGTCAGCTCGTCGGCAACCTGGTCTCCAACGCGGTCCGGCACACCCCGGCGGGCGGCACGGTCACAGTCGGCGCCTCGGCGGCTGCGATCACCGTACGGGACACCGGGGTGGGGATCGCGCCCGAGAACCTGCCGCGCATCTTCGACCGGTTCTGGCGGGCCGACGAGTCACGCAGCCGGGCCACCGGGGGTAGTGGGCTGGGGCTGGCCATCGCCCGCAAACTGGCCGACGCGCACCACTTCACGATCGGCGTCGACAGCACCGTCGGCGTGGGCACCACGTTCACGATCAGGCTGGACGGGGGCTGATCGAGGCGGCGCTTGGGGCGGGGGCTTCAGAGCGCGGGTGTCACCCCGTACGGGCTTGGTCTGGGGTTTCGGGGCGCAGGGCGTTGGCGAGCGTGCGGGTGAGCAGGTCGAGCACGTGGTGGCGGGACGAACCGGGCCGCTCGCCCAGGTAGGACCACGCCGCGTAGAGCTGGGACCAGAGCAGGTTGAGCACCCAGTCGGCCGGCAGGACCGGGTCGATCGAGCCGTCCCGCCGCCCGCGCTCGATCACCCGGGCCAGCGACGCCTCGTCCTGCGACTCCCAGCACTCGCCGCCGCCCTGCTCGGTGAAGATCAGCGAGAGGAGCGGGCCGAGGTCGAAATACTCCCGGCAGAGCCGAAGGAGCGCCTCGCCGCCGGTGCCCCGCTCGAGATCGGCCAGGCGTGCCGCGCGGACGAGCCGCTGACCGCCCTCGACGGCGACGGCGGCCAGCAGGTCGGCCCGTTCGGCGAAGTATCGGTGCAGCGTCGTGCGCCCGACCTGGGCCGCCGACGCGATCTCACCGAGCGAACAGGCCGGGTTGTCGGCCAGCAGCTCGATCGCGGCATCGATGATCGCCTGCCGCGTGCGGTTCTTTATGCCGGAGGTCACGGCCATACTGTACGGGAATTGGCATTGCCCGCAATGGAACACATGTGTTCCACTACGAATCATGCGGATTCTGCTGCGTCTCCTCCGCCCACACCTCCGGGTGCTGGCCCTCGGGCTGGTGCTCGGCCTGATCGCCAACGCCGCCAACCTGGCCGCGCCGCTCGCCACCAAACGCATCATCGACACGCTCGGCACCGGCGACGCGCTGGCCGGCCCGATCACGCTGCTGCTCGTCCTGGTCGTGATCGGCTCGGTGATCGGGCTCTGGCAGTGGATCCTGATGGGCACCCTGGCCGAGCAGGTAGTCCTCGACGCGCGGCTCTCGGTGATCCAGCGCTACTTCAAGGCGCGACTGGCCGAACTGACCGGCCGCCCCACCGGCGAACTGGTCACCCGCGTCACCGCCGACCCCGGCCTGCTGCACCAGGCCTCGTCCAGCATCGTCGGCCTGATCAACGCGTCGCTGGCCTTCGTCGCGACGCTGGTGCTGATGGGCACGCTCGACGTCGTCCTGCTGCTCTGCACGCTGACCGCCGTCGCCATCGTCGGCGCCGTCATGGCCGTGCTGCTCCCCACGATCAGCAAATCTCAGAAGGCGGCGCAGGACGCGGTCGGCGACCTCGGCGGCGAGCTCGAAGGAACACTGCGGGCCATGCGTACGGTGAAGGCCAGCCGCGCCGAACAACGCCAAGGTGACCGCATCGAGTCGGACGCCCGCCGGGCCGCCACCTTCAACATCCGCGCCGCCCGCCGCGCGGCCTGGGTGTGGACGGTCTCGTGGAGCGGCGTCTCGCTGGCCATCATCGCCGTCCTCGGCGTCGGCGCGTGGCGGGCCGACGCGGGCTTGCTCGAGGTGAGCAGCCTGATCGCGTTCCTGCTGTACGCGTTCCAGCTGATGGGTCCGATCGGCGAGCTGACCTCCAACGTGACCGCGTTGCAGTCGGGCATCGCCGCCGCCCGCCGGATCAGCGAGGTCTACGCCATGGATTTGGAGACCTCCGACCCGCAACCCGGCCAGGCGCTGCCCGAAGCCCCCGCCCTGTCCGTCGACGGCGTCACCCTGCGCTACACACCCGACGGCCCGCCCGCCCTCGACGGCGTCACCCTGCAGATCCCCGCGCGCGGCCACACCGCGATCGTCGGCCCGTCGGGCGCGGGAAAAACGTCGCTGTTCTCGCTGCTGCTGCGCTTCCTCGACCCCGACTCGGGCGAGATCTACCTGCACGGGCGGCCCTACCGGTCACTCACCCACAGCGAGATCCGGGGCGAGCTGGCGTACGTGGAACAGGAAGCCCCCGTCGTGCCCGGCACCATCCGCGAGAACATCCTGTTCAGCCACCCCACGGCCGCATCGGAGGAACTGGAGTCGGTGCTCGCCCGGGTCCACCTGGCCGACAAGGTTTCTGAATTGCCGCAGGGCGTCGACACCCCCATCTCCGGCGCCGAACTCTCCGGCGGCGAACGCCAGCGGATCGCCCTGGCCCGCGCCTTGATCCGGACGCCGGCTCTTTTGTTGCTCGACGAGGCCACGGCCCAGATGGACGCCCTGACGGAGGCCGCGGTCCAGCAATCCGTACGCGACCGCGCCGCCACGGGGGCCGTGGTAACCATCGCCCACCGCCTGTCCACAGTGATCGACGCCGACCGCATCATCGTCCTCGACCACGGCCGCGTACGGGCGGTCGGCACCCACGACTCCCTGATGGCCTCCGACGACCTGTACCGAGGCCTGGTCGAGGCGCTACGCATCGCCATCCCGTCCGCGGCGGGCTCGGTCAGCTGAGTGCTGCCCGCCCCGCCAGGGGCGATCACCCGTGTCGCCGGAGCCATTACTGCCACAGACGCCGCAGCACCGGAAGGTCAAGCCGCCCGCAGGAAACTCGGAGCTCTCGGTCCGCGCTGGTGTGGCGACGACAGAGCGGGCTGCAGGGCGTCGCGGCCAGCCACTTGGCCAGCCCCAGCAGGTTGAGATGGAGTCGATTCTGACCCTGGTGCCAAGTGCGGCTGCTGTCGCCGGCAGCGTCGCTATCCTCGCGGTCTTGCGCCGCCCCTGTTCAGCCGCCGGATGACGTCGACAGACACCCGAGCGCGCTCGGCCAACGGGTCAGCGGACGCCACCCGGTCGCTGACGAGTTGGCCTCACGCTCGTCCGCTGCAGCCGGCGGCCCAGCGAACACCCACATGGAGGGTTCGTACCAATAGTGCGACGAACGCTCCAGTCGTCGCGGGTGTCGGCACGCCGTCGTAACGCAAAGCCACGCGCCGGGCACCCGTGCGCGAGGTGTCCGGCGCCGCTGCCGCAGGAGGCGCACCCCGCAGCACCGGCGGCACGAACCATCGCCTGGCCCGCGCGAACATCAAGTCGTCCGCCGAAGACGTTTCTCCAGCTCAAAGGTCGCCAAGAGTGCCCGGACGTGCTCGGGGAGCGAACAGCACCCGACGCAGGTATCGCTGGGCCGATGACTTCGCGGGAGTCACCGAGGGTCATTGGACGAACGCGGATGGTGTGCGTGGCCTCGCTAGCATGCGAGGAATGTTCGGCGATGACACGCTCGACAGCGCGCTGGCACGGATTGACGATTGGGAGCGGTCCATAGCCGACCGCGCCGAACGAGCGCGCGCGTTGGCACTGCGGACATCGGATCTGTCGGCGACTGCGCGGAGCCGTGACGGACTGGTTGAGGTGACCGTCGGCGCGGAGGGACAACTCCTCCAACTGCGTCTCGACGAGCGGACTCGTCAGCAGTCCTCGGCCACGACAGCGAACTCCATCATGGAGACCTTGCAGGCGGCCAAAGACCAATTGCTCAGAGAGTTCGAGGAAGCTACGGCCGAGACGGTCGGCCCGGACAGCGAGACCGGCCGAGCCCTGACCGAGGCGCTACGCCGGCGACTCGGGCCGCCCGCCGAACCAACCAACGGGCACCGATGAGCGGGCCGGCGTTCCAGGTCGACTCGACCGCCCTCACCGCGCACGCCAACATGGTCGACTCCATCGGTGACGAGCTCACCACGGCGGCCGACGCCGGGCACACGGTCCAGACCGACACCGGTGCCTACGGGCAGTTGTGCCAGTTCGTGCCCGCCCTTCTCAACCAGCTTCAGCAGGCGGTGGTGGACGGCATGGCCACCGCGGCCACCTCGGCCCACGAGACCGCCAACGCCCTGCGGTCGGTCGCCGCCGCGTACGACAGAACCGACCGCGCCACAGCCGACAGGCTCCGGAATACCCGATGAGCCCGCTCCGGCCGCCGCTCGTCGCCGTCGCCGACCACGGCACGTTCAACGATCCGTGGGCCGGAATCTGGATCGCCGAGGACATCGACACGATCCTCGCCGGTGTCCGAAGCGGCAGTTGGATCGACGGCACACTCGGCGCCGTCTCGGCCGGACTCGACACCCTGGCCTTCGTCTCCGATCCGATCGGCGGCCTCCTGCAATACGGCGTCGCCTGGATGCTCGAGCACGTCAAGCCGCTGACCGAGGCGCTGGACTGGCTGGCCGGCGATCCGGGACAGATCTCCGCCCACGCGCAGACGTGGCGCAACATCTCCGCCACCTTGGACGATCAGGCCGCAGACCTCGATCGCGGGATGCGTTCGGACACTACCGACTGGGTCGGTGACGCCGCCGACGCGTACCGGACCTGGTCCGGTCAGCAACGCGACGCCGTCGGCGCGCTGGCGACCGCAGCCGAGACGATGGCCGCGATTACCGAAGGCGCCGGAACGCTGGTGGCCGCAGTACGGATGATGGTCCGCGACGCCATCGCCGTCCTCGTGTCCCGGCTGATCACGTACGCCTCCGAACTGATCTTCACGGCCGGACTGGCCACACCGTTGGTCGTTGAGCAGGTCAGCACCCTGTGCGCTTCCTGGGCCGCCCGGATCGCCGGCTGGCTACGCGGACTCGTGCACAGCCTTGAGCGTCTACGCGGGCTGGCCGGGCGGATGGGCGACGCGATCGAAGCCATCAAGAAGCTTCTCACCCGTCTCCGCAGCCGAGGTGACGGTCTCACCACACCATCCGGGGCACCGGACCCGGGCCGCAAGCCGCGCGGGGACCGTACCGCCGCACATCCGACGAGGGTCAAAGACAAGCCGCTGCGCCGAGAGAACGAATCAGCCGACGCCTTGGCCCAGAATGGTTACGACGTCCACATGCTTCGCCGCAAACCGATCGCCGACCTCAAACAGATTCTCGTGGTCAAGGACGGTACGGTCGTCCGGTTCTTTCCTTTTGGTGACTGGATAGGTCGTCGGGCGGGTGTCTGATGTGGAGGCTGGTAGGTTGACTGGCTGTGTCCGCTCAACCGCCGCCGTCGTATGACGACCTGGCGGCGATGGTGGTGGACCTGACGGCCCGGCTGGAGCAGGCGATGAGCCGGATCGCAGATCTTGAAGGCCGGTTGAAACAGTCGTCGTCGAACTCCTCGAAGCCGCCGTCGTCGGACGGTTTGGCCAAACCGGCGCCGAAGTCGTTGCGAGGCCGTTCGGGTCGAGGCCCGGGGCGGCCGAGCGGGCAGGATGGGGTGACCCTTGAGCGGGTCGCGGATCCGGACGTGGTGCTGAGGCACGTCCCTGCGGTGTGCGGCGGGTGCGGTAACGGTCTGGCCGGCGCGGCCGAGGTCGGTATGGCCTGGCGGCAGGTGGTCGAGGTCCCGCCGGTGCGGCGCAGGTGACCGAGCATCAGATGTTCACTCTGGCGTGCGGGTGCGGGCATCAGACCACCGCGGCCGCACCGGCGGAAGCGACGGCCCCGATCGTGTACGGGCCTCGGCTGGCCGGGATCGGCGTGTATCTGTTGCACGGGCAGTTCCTGTCGGTGTCGCGGACCGCTGCCGCGGTCAGGGACCTGTTCGGGGTGCCGGTCGCGGCCGGCACGGTGGCCGGCTGGGTGAAACGCACCGCGCTGGGCATCATCGAGAAGGTGTTGCCGGTGATCGCCGGCCGGATCGCGGGTGCGCCGGTCGCCGGGTTCGACGAGACCGGGATGCGGGTCGCCGGCCGCCTGGCCTGGCTGCACTCGGCGTCTACGGCCACGGACGTGCTGCTCGCGGTGCATCCGAAACGTGGCACGAAGGCGATGGACGCGATCGGGGTCCTGCCGAAGTTCGCCGGGGTCGCGGTGCATGACGCGTGGGCGCCGTACGACACCTACACGAGCGCGATCCACGCTCTGTGCAACGCGCACGCGTTGCGTGAGTTGATCTATGTGACCGACACCGCGACCGGTCCGGTTGCCGAGCACGCCGAGCAGGCGGCCACCGCGCTGTGCCGGTTGAACCGGTTGACCGCCGACGCCCACGCCGCCGGGCAGGCCCACGACCCCGAGAAAGTCGCCTTCTACCAGCACGTCCTGCACAGCGCGGTCGTGTTCGGCGTCGACGCCACCACCGCGCGGGCCAGCAAACTCGAACGCAAATACCATGCACTGTTCGTCCGGCTCCGCGACCGCCGTGACGACTACCTGCGCTTCGTCACCGACCCGGCCGCGCCGTTCGACAACAACGGCAGCGAGCAGACGATCCGAATGCCGAAACTGCGGATCAAGGTCTCCGGCAGCATGCGCACCATGACCGGCGCCGAACACTTCGCCGCGATCCGCAGCTACATCGCCACCGCTGCCCGGCAAGGCATCGACACCCTCGACGCCCTCATCCAAGCCGCCACCGGCAACCCCTGGATCCCCACGCCGACCTGACCGGCAACCACCACCGGGCCTGCGATATGGCCAGGTACGCCTACGTGCCCAAATCAGATACCTATCCAGTCACTCCTTTTGAAGGGTGATGAGAGTGGCCCTCGAGTACGACTGGTCCGGTGACGCGGAGGTGGAGACCACAGCGCTACGGACCTTCATCGCGACCGCGACCGGTGGCCAACAGGCTCCGGACGGCACCGTCTTCCTAAGCGTGTAGTCAGAAGTGCGGTACGTAACTAGTGACGGGCTGTCCGCGAACACGCTCAGCGAGAGGGACATACCAACGTAAAGACCCCGCCGTGGGTTCGGATCAGGTTTCCACACAAGAGCCTGAACCCCGACGAGGTCACCGCCAGTATGCGCCCCGCGCACGTGTATGCCAGCATGTCCGAACAGCAACACACCGAACTGATTACGGCCCTGCACGGCCCGTGGCGTAACGCCACCCGGATCATGATGGTGGTGCTGTCCGCGGCCGGCTGGTCCGCCAGCGAGATCGCGGATCTGCTGCACTACGACCCGAAAACCGTTCGCGGCTGGATCGCCCGCCACCACGCTGAAGGCCTCGCGGGGTTACCCGACCGGCCCCGACCGGGACGGCCCCGTAAAGGCAGCCGGCGTCTCGGCGACCGCATCCACACCCTGCTGCAGACACCCCGGTCCTGGACCACCTCCCGGATCTGGAAAGCGCTGGGCCGGCCCCAGCTGAGCATGTCCACGATGCGCCGCCGCATCAAAGAGCAAGCCCGCTGGGCCCGGCCCCGCTTGATCGCCAAAAGCGACCCGAACCGCGACACCATCTGCGCCCAGATCCGCGAACGCATCACCGCCCTACCAGCCGGCAGCGTGGTCCTGGCCGAGGACGAGACCCACCTCGACCTGCTCGCCCGGGTCCGCGCCTGCTGGATGCCCACCGGCCTGCGACACCGGATCCTGACCCCAGGTACCAACGTGCGCCGCACGGTGCACGGCGCGGTCAACCTGCTCACCGGCACCGTGCACCACCACATCAGCGTCAAGAACGTCTCGGTCGTCTTCTGCTACTTCCTGCAGCAACTACTCGACGCCTACCCCAACGCCCCGGTCATCGCCGTGATCTGCGACAACGGCAGCACCCACCACTCCAAAATCACTCAACGGTGGCTCGCCGAGCATCCCCGCATCCAGGTCATCGAAGGCGCGAAATACAGCCCCCAAGACAATCCAGTCGAACGACTCTGGGCCGCGATGAAACGACAGATCGCCAATACCGCGACCGCGACCATCACCGACCGCGTCCAGCAAGCCCACGCGTTCTTCCGCCACCGCACCGACGCCCAGAACTTGGCCACCGCGGCACCCTGGACCTCGCCCTGGCTACCCCAGGGTTACGGGAAGGAGTTCTGGCCAGGGGCTTAGATGGCATGTACGTGACGGCCAGCGCGGACTCCGCAGACGACGTCAACGAGGCGATGAAGCTCTTCGGCTTCGAGGACCGCTTCTGGGCCACGTTCCGGTTCGCGAACCTCGCGGACGAGGCGACCAGCGATCACAACACGACCCTGATGGTCCATGTGCTCATAGCGTTCGCCCAAACCCACGGCGGAAGCGGAGTGCTACTGCACAACGGCGAGCGAGCAGTCCTGCAATACGGAAAAGAGGGGATCGTCTTCGACGCCGGGTGGGAGGACTGGACCGAGAATAGCGAAATCGCCCCGCTGCTCACCCAATTCGCCAGCCGAACGCTTCCGCAACCCCTGCTGTAGCGGGTTGAGCATCGATCCAGGCACGGCGACCGTCGAAGACCTGATCGTCCTCCGGACTGCCAGCCCGTAGGGGCACTACGGTCCACCGGATGTAGCGCCTCACGGAGAGAGGCCGACAGGCCGTGACGCCGGCCAGACAAGACCCGCCCAGGAATGCCTGGTCGTATCATCGGCTCAGGAGGTGGAGCAGATGGCAACGATCGATCACCCGCCGCGCGGTTCGCGGTATGTGGACCAACGGCATTACGTCGTGCCGTCGCGTCTTGCCGATCTGCACGGGCCAACCAGCGGCCAAGTCACTCTCGATCGATCATTGGATTGGTCCGGCGACAGCACCTATGACCTCGATGATCCCGGCGACCTCCAGGTGATGTATCAGACCGTCCTGAACCAAGCGGCCAGCGCCGAGGACCTCAATCGCTGGCTCGATGCCGATGTTCTGCGCCGGGTATGGCCGTCTCTGTGGCTTCCTGCCCGATTGAGGGCGCTGTGGCAGGCCCGCTTCTCGGAGCTGGTCGCGCCGCCGTGCCCGGATTCCTGGACGACCTGCGAGCCGCCGTCAAGGACGGCTCGTTCCGGCCACTGCCGGTGCGGGAACGCAAGATCCCGAAACCTGGCGGGTCGGGCAAGGTTCGCAAGCTCGGGATACCGACGGTCGCGGACCGGGTCGTTCAGGCGGCGCTGAAGCTGGTACTGGAACCGATCTTTGAGGCCGACTTCTTACCGGTCTCCTATGGGTTCCGGCCCAAGCGGCGTGCTCATGACGCGATCGCTGAGATTCATCACTTCGGCACCCGTGGTTACCGCTGGGTGCTGGACGCTGATATCGAGGCGTGTTTCGATTCGATCTCGCACACGGCCCTGCTGGACCGGGTGCGGGCGAGGGTCAAGGACAAACGCGTCCTGGCGCTGGTCAAGGCGTTCCTCAAGGCCGGGGTCCTCACCGAGTTGGGTGAGCGGCGGGACACCACGACCGGCACACCGCAAGGCGGCATCCTCTCGCCGTTGCTGGCTAACATCGCTTTGTCCGCGCTCGATGAGCACGTGATGCAGCCATGGCAGCCAGGCGGGCCGATGTCGACCGCGGGCAAACGCGGCTACCGACGCTCCAAGGGACGGCCGACGTGGCGGATTGTTCGTTACGCCGACGACTTCGTGATCTTGGTGCACGGGACGCGTGAGCACACCGAAGCGCTACGCCAAGACGTCGCTACTGTGCTGGCACCGCTGGGTTTACGCCTCTCGGAGGCCAAGACCCAGATAGTGCACATGGGCGACGGGTTCGACTTCCTCGGCTTCCGCATCCGGTGGAAACGCAAGAGGGGTACGAACAAGTGGTACGTCTACACCTTCATCGCGGCCCGGCCGTTGTTCACGGTGAAGGCGAAGATCCGTGCCCTGACACACAAGACATCGCAGTGGAGCCTCGCATCAGTGCTGACCAAACTCGGACAGCTCATGCGCGGCTGGGCCAACTACTTCAAACACGCCGTGGCGAAATGGACCTTCAGCAAACTGGACGCCTTCACCTGGTGGAGACTCGCCCACATGCTACGGGCCCGGCACGGCTGGAACTGGGGTCAACTCCGCCGTCACCTACGCGGCCCTGACGGGCGGTGGCGGATCGCGGCGGACGGGGTCGAGTACTACCGGATCTCCTTGAGTGTGGCGGTCTCTCGTTACACCTACCGGGGCAACAAGATCCCAACCCCATGGCCCACCACGAATCCCGCCTGACGGCAGCAACCGTGGAGAGCCCGTTGCCGAGAGATCGGCACGGCGGGTTCGGCGAGCGGTCCGGGGAAACGGACCGGTGGCAACACCGGGACCGCGCCCCGGGCCGACTCAACAGGCGGATGGGTGGGAATCCGCCGCGTTGGATGAGTCGGCGGAAGCGCTGGGACACCGAGGCGGGATGCCAGGCCCGACCGTCACGGCGTACGAAGAACAAGCCGGTGTCGGGCCAGGCGGGGCCGGCGGCCAGCTGCCACTTCGCTCGCTGGGCTTTGTAACTGGTGAACAGAGCGACGGTGTCAGGGTCGAGGATGACGTCGCGGTTACCGGCTTCGCTCTTGGGCTTCTTGTGGCGGATGTTTCCGCCGCCGTACGTGGTGATCTGGTTGATGATGCCGATCTCGGCTTTGCGGAGGCGTACTTCGGCGTCGAGCAGGCCGCAGGTCTCGCCGCGGCGGGTGCCGCGGTAGGCCATGAGGTGCAGCATCGGGTGGATGTCGGGCGCTTCGGCGGCGGCGTAGTCGAGGAAGTCGGCGAGTAGTTCGTCGGTCCAGACCATGACGGGGCTGGGGACTTCGCCGGTGGCTTGCCAGCGTTCGACGCGTTCGGGTTCCCAGACGATCGGCCTGGACCGTTTGTTTCGGGTCTTCACCAGGGCGGCGGGGTTGGCTACGCCGGCGATGATGCTTTCGCGGAGGGCGTCGTTGAAGGCCTTGCGCAGGGTGGCGCGGATACGGGAGCGGGTTGCTTCCCCGGTGGGCCGTTTACCGGCGACGCTTTTGCGTACGGCGGGGTCGGGGTCGTTGCGCTTGGCGAGGATCTCCTCGTTGCGTTCTTTGATTTTGCGGATGAGTGTGTGGATGTGGTGGGGGCGGAGTTGGTCGAGGGCGACGTCGCCGAGGTGCGGGATCAGGTGGGTGGTGATGTGGTTGGCGTAGCTGCGGCGGGTGTTCTCGTCGATCTCGATGTCGTTGACCCAGCCGGTCAGGTATTGGGCGAGGGTGGGGATGCCGCCGAGAGCGCTGTCGGTCTTCAGGCGGAACCGGACCGTGTCGAGGTCGGGCAGGTCACCGGTGGCGCGGCGGGAGGCCTGTATGAGGTCGGCGACCTCAGTCAGCCGTTTCGGGTCTTTGCCGGCGAGGTCGAGCAGTCGGCGGACCTGGTCGATTTCGTCCTGTGCGGCGTCGCGGTTCTCGAAGCCGGTGCTGGGCCGTAGTTGGCGTCGTTTCCCGTCGGCGGTCGGCGGGAGTTCGAGTTGGTATGCCCATTGACCGTGGGTGAGGCTCCAGGATCGGTTGGCACGGCGGAGTTTCGGGCATTTGTTGCGCAGTGGTCGGCCGGTGTCAGGGTCCTTGCAACGGCAGACTTTGAACGGGGTATCGGTGGCCACGAGGTGGACGCTCCCAGCGTGCGAGGGGTTGGTGTGCAACGGTTTTTCGGTGCTCGCTCGTCATTCACGCTCTGCTCCTAACATTGATCAAGTCGTCTTGGTGGGTGGCTATAGCGCTCCGAGGCCGCCGGATGCCGGCCTCGGAGCTGCGGTGGGCGATGACCCGGATGATGCCGAGGTCGCGGACGAATCGAGACACTTGTCGTGGTCGTAGCAGCGGTCGGCGTAGACCGTCTGGACCCGGCTGCCCCGTTCGCCGTGGACGGCTCGAGTGCCCGGGGCTTCGTCGTGGGCCGATACGTGAGGTGGTTCCCGGCGTGTTCGTTATTCAGGTGCGCATCGAGCAAGGATGAGTCAGTCGCTGGGGCGCGGTGGGGTCTCCAGGTCGGGGATGACGTCGGCGAGTTCGGCCAGCGTGATCAGCTCGGGGTGTCGATGTAGCCACCAGGATCGTCCGGCCGGACCGGCAGTGCCTTCGCCTGTGGTGGTGAGGACGGCGGTGGCGATGGGAATCTGGGTGGCGGTGTCGGCGAGCAGGTTGTGCAGGTTGGTCTGACGTTCGGTGGAGTGCAGGCGAAATAGGACTGGCCAGCGTGGTCCGTCGTGGAGGGCGAGGCGTTCGTAGCCGGCGATTTTGCGCAGCAGCTCGGTGAGGGGTTCCCCGCCGGGTCCCCCGGTGTCGTACTCGAAGAAG from Paractinoplanes brasiliensis encodes the following:
- the tnpC gene encoding IS66 family transposase is translated as MFTLACGCGHQTTAAAPAEATAPIVYGPRLAGIGVYLLHGQFLSVSRTAAAVRDLFGVPVAAGTVAGWVKRTALGIIEKVLPVIAGRIAGAPVAGFDETGMRVAGRLAWLHSASTATDVLLAVHPKRGTKAMDAIGVLPKFAGVAVHDAWAPYDTYTSAIHALCNAHALRELIYVTDTATGPVAEHAEQAATALCRLNRLTADAHAAGQAHDPEKVAFYQHVLHSAVVFGVDATTARASKLERKYHALFVRLRDRRDDYLRFVTDPAAPFDNNGSEQTIRMPKLRIKVSGSMRTMTGAEHFAAIRSYIATAARQGIDTLDALIQAATGNPWIPTPT
- a CDS encoding IS630 family transposase, which codes for MRPAHVYASMSEQQHTELITALHGPWRNATRIMMVVLSAAGWSASEIADLLHYDPKTVRGWIARHHAEGLAGLPDRPRPGRPRKGSRRLGDRIHTLLQTPRSWTTSRIWKALGRPQLSMSTMRRRIKEQARWARPRLIAKSDPNRDTICAQIRERITALPAGSVVLAEDETHLDLLARVRACWMPTGLRHRILTPGTNVRRTVHGAVNLLTGTVHHHISVKNVSVVFCYFLQQLLDAYPNAPVIAVICDNGSTHHSKITQRWLAEHPRIQVIEGAKYSPQDNPVERLWAAMKRQIANTATATITDRVQQAHAFFRHRTDAQNLATAAPWTSPWLPQGYGKEFWPGA
- a CDS encoding SitI3 family protein gives rise to the protein MYVTASADSADDVNEAMKLFGFEDRFWATFRFANLADEATSDHNTTLMVHVLIAFAQTHGGSGVLLHNGERAVLQYGKEGIVFDAGWEDWTENSEIAPLLTQFASRTLPQPLL
- the ltrA gene encoding group II intron reverse transcriptase/maturase, producing the protein MAVSVASCPIEGAVAGPLLGAGRAAVPGFLDDLRAAVKDGSFRPLPVRERKIPKPGGSGKVRKLGIPTVADRVVQAALKLVLEPIFEADFLPVSYGFRPKRRAHDAIAEIHHFGTRGYRWVLDADIEACFDSISHTALLDRVRARVKDKRVLALVKAFLKAGVLTELGERRDTTTGTPQGGILSPLLANIALSALDEHVMQPWQPGGPMSTAGKRGYRRSKGRPTWRIVRYADDFVILVHGTREHTEALRQDVATVLAPLGLRLSEAKTQIVHMGDGFDFLGFRIRWKRKRGTNKWYVYTFIAARPLFTVKAKIRALTHKTSQWSLASVLTKLGQLMRGWANYFKHAVAKWTFSKLDAFTWWRLAHMLRARHGWNWGQLRRHLRGPDGRWRIAADGVEYYRISLSVAVSRYTYRGNKIPTPWPTTNPA